GAGAATAATGAATGATTATGTTTAAGAACAGAAGTTTCTATCTTAGCCGTTCTTCTTGAATTAAGGTGCGTTGAAATATTTTATTGTTCTTAAACCAATGCCAAGTCCGGGCACGATTGTTATTATCAGGACTAATGTAGATCATTTCATATAAGCTCAATTCTGGGTTTGTTTTGTAACTAAACCACAAAATAACAACAGAATCATCAGCTTCCCAGGCTTTTCCGTCAATGCGATCGGTATCAAACCACAACTTATTATCTTTATAACTTCCTGGAAATTCATATTCTTCTCGTTTCCCATCAGACCACTTATACCGATTGATTTGATAGTAGGGATGAGGGCCATTTTCTGGAAATTGACAGGTTAAGTGAGACTCATAACTGTCAAGAATTTTTCCTGTTGTATCAACTAATGTATAAGTTCCTACCCAATCTCCCTGATGACGGAAAAGTACGGGCATTTCTTCTCGAATATTTGACATTGTAATTCACCTCTTAAAAACCGTTTTTTTGACAGTACTTATACTTCATTATCAAACCACCAAGGGTCATTAGTAGCGTTTGTTTTAATTAAGATAGCTTTTTTTCGCATAAACCGTTTCAGTGCAGCACCACCCATGCGTGAACCTCCCATACCGGAGAATTTAAAGGCGTTTTTCTCTCCCTCATGCATGATGGCGGTGAGTGCAGCATCGTTGATACTAATAGCACCAGCGTCTATCTGCTGGGCAATTTCTAAGGCTTTGGCTTCCGAGGCGAAGACAGCAGCACTTAATCCGTAAGTCGAATCGTTCGCTAAAGACACCGCTTCTTCAACTGTGGAAAAAGGCATTATTGGCATTATCGGGCCAAAAGTCTCTTCGGTCATCACTTTCATGGAATGATTAACCTGGGTGAGAACTGTCGGACGACACCACCAACCCCCACCTAAGTCTTCAACTACACCGCCGCAGTGAATTACTGCTCCCTTTTCCACCGCATCTAGGAGATGATCGCTAATAATTGCTGCTTGTCTTTCGGCGATGATGGGGCCAATTTCTCCACTTTCAACGGTAGGGTAGGCTAGCTGGAGGCGATGGGCTTTGGCTACTAATTGATGGTAAAACTTTTCAAATATGGAGTCAGCAACGTAAATCCGCTCAATTGATAAGCATGACTGTCCGGTGTTGACGACGGAACCCCACAAGATTGCTGAGGTTGCTAATTCTAAATTGGCTGATTCTAAAACGATCGCAGGATCTTTTCCTCCTAATTCTAAAAAAGCTGGAATAAACCGTTTAGCAGCCGCTTCTGCGACTTTTCGTCCTGTGGCTACACTACCCGTAAAGCACACTAAATCTACATTGTCAATCAAAATTGATCCGGTTGCACCTGCTCCTTCAACAAAAGTTAAGACATCGCGCAATTTGGGAACGGCGTTGATTGCTGTTGTCAGTGGTGCAACGAAGCGGGGAGCAATTTCACTCGGCTTGACAATAACAGCACAACCCGCCAGCAATGCCGGAATGGTATCAATGGTTGACAGCAATAGAGGAAAATTCCACGGGCTAATTATCCCAACTAGAGGGTAAGGAACAGAGCTTTGTTGTAAGGCGATAAAGG
This Nostoc sp. KVJ3 DNA region includes the following protein-coding sequences:
- a CDS encoding DUF3598 family protein → MSNIREEMPVLFRHQGDWVGTYTLVDTTGKILDSYESHLTCQFPENGPHPYYQINRYKWSDGKREEYEFPGSYKDNKLWFDTDRIDGKAWEADDSVVILWFSYKTNPELSLYEMIYISPDNNNRARTWHWFKNNKIFQRTLIQEERLR
- a CDS encoding aldehyde dehydrogenase family protein, whose protein sequence is MTKPIEVRNPRTGKFDYVIIPPPPRLLAQQCKRSRRAQVSWQKLGLEGRIEALQQWKEAILSGRDRLTEALVNDTGRLSISVLEIDSFLSSIDRWCKLAPELLQDSAKNTAIPFIALQQSSVPYPLVGIISPWNFPLLLSTIDTIPALLAGCAVIVKPSEIAPRFVAPLTTAINAVPKLRDVLTFVEGAGATGSILIDNVDLVCFTGSVATGRKVAEAAAKRFIPAFLELGGKDPAIVLESANLELATSAILWGSVVNTGQSCLSIERIYVADSIFEKFYHQLVAKAHRLQLAYPTVESGEIGPIIAERQAAIISDHLLDAVEKGAVIHCGGVVEDLGGGWWCRPTVLTQVNHSMKVMTEETFGPIMPIMPFSTVEEAVSLANDSTYGLSAAVFASEAKALEIAQQIDAGAISINDAALTAIMHEGEKNAFKFSGMGGSRMGGAALKRFMRKKAILIKTNATNDPWWFDNEV